A DNA window from Flavobacteriales bacterium contains the following coding sequences:
- the folE gene encoding GTP cyclohydrolase I FolE, protein MKPTETVLNIADNKIRIWEEEGNEHLFTGVETPMRKDAFELSDAEKISKIAYHFSEIMETLGLDLNDDSLKGTPHRVAKMYVEEVFSGLNPANKPKIALFENKYHYKEMLVEKDITLHSFCEHHFVPIFGRAHVAYISNGNVIGLSKINRIVQYFAKRPQVQERLTIQIAEELKRVLKTEDVAVIIDAKHMCVSVRGIEDVNSSTVTSSYHGQFLNEETRREFFSYVKMG, encoded by the coding sequence ATGAAACCGACAGAAACAGTGTTGAATATAGCGGACAATAAAATCCGCATCTGGGAAGAAGAAGGAAACGAACACCTTTTCACTGGTGTGGAAACACCCATGAGAAAAGACGCATTTGAATTATCCGATGCTGAAAAAATCTCAAAAATCGCCTATCACTTTTCCGAGATCATGGAGACGCTTGGTCTCGACCTAAACGACGATAGTTTAAAAGGAACACCGCATCGTGTTGCCAAGATGTATGTGGAGGAAGTATTCAGTGGATTGAATCCCGCCAACAAACCAAAGATTGCTTTATTTGAGAATAAATACCATTACAAGGAAATGTTGGTGGAAAAGGACATTACGCTTCATTCCTTTTGCGAGCATCATTTTGTCCCCATTTTCGGAAGAGCGCATGTGGCTTATATCAGCAATGGAAATGTAATCGGATTATCGAAAATTAACCGCATTGTCCAATACTTTGCTAAGCGTCCGCAAGTACAGGAACGCCTCACCATTCAGATTGCGGAGGAATTAAAACGCGTGTTAAAAACAGAAGACGTAGCGGTGATTATTGACGCAAAACACATGTGTGTTTCTGTACGCGGAATAGAAGATGTAAATTCTTCAACGGTTACCTCCAGTTATCATGGTCAGTTTTTAAACGAAGAAACCCGCAGAGAATTTTTTTCTTATGTGAAGATGGGTTAA
- a CDS encoding T9SS type A sorting domain-containing protein has product MRKVFTILFFISLATGYSQSITPTVIASAGDHFSSATAQISWTLGETVIETVGSASAILTQGFHQSDLNANSVEEQSQQFSWSAFPNPTTGMVKLSSTQTYSLLECQLFTIDGKQIYSTGYNIASSFQIDMNSYPSGIYLLEIRNNEFKQHFTLIKQ; this is encoded by the coding sequence ATGAGAAAAGTTTTTACAATTCTGTTTTTTATTTCCCTTGCAACAGGTTATTCCCAAAGTATAACTCCAACGGTTATTGCTTCGGCAGGGGATCATTTTTCTTCAGCCACTGCACAAATCAGCTGGACCCTCGGCGAAACGGTTATCGAAACCGTGGGCAGCGCATCTGCAATCTTAACGCAAGGCTTTCATCAGTCCGATTTAAACGCCAATTCGGTAGAAGAGCAGAGTCAGCAATTTTCCTGGAGTGCATTTCCAAATCCAACAACCGGAATGGTAAAACTCAGTTCAACACAAACGTATTCTTTATTGGAATGTCAGTTATTTACCATTGATGGAAAACAGATTTATTCTACCGGGTATAACATAGCCTCAAGTTTTCAAATCGACATGAATTCCTATCCTTCCGGAATTTATTTATTGGAAATAAGAAACAATGAATTCAAACAACATTTTACATTGATCAAACAATAA
- a CDS encoding peroxiredoxin, which produces MKTGDLIPDLSLSNEQGELISLRKFIGLKSMVVYFYPKDDTTGCTREACAFRDHYEDFTEAGAEVIGISADDEKSHQHFAAKNKLPFNLLSDPDKKAQQAFGVKRGLLGLVSGRETFVFNREGKLIHQFSSLIRFEQHVKEALKAIKGE; this is translated from the coding sequence ATGAAAACCGGAGATTTAATTCCAGATTTATCCCTCAGCAACGAACAGGGGGAATTGATTTCACTACGAAAATTTATCGGGTTAAAATCGATGGTAGTTTACTTCTATCCGAAAGACGATACCACCGGCTGCACCCGTGAGGCTTGTGCCTTTCGCGATCATTATGAAGATTTCACTGAAGCCGGAGCAGAAGTGATCGGAATTTCTGCCGATGATGAAAAATCGCATCAACACTTTGCAGCAAAAAATAAATTGCCTTTTAATCTACTTAGCGATCCCGATAAAAAAGCCCAACAAGCTTTTGGTGTGAAGCGAGGTTTATTGGGATTGGTTTCAGGAAGGGAAACCTTTGTATTTAACCGGGAGGGGAAACTCATTCACCAATTCAGTTCACTCATTCGCTTTGAACAACACGTGAAAGAGGCGTTGAAAGCGATAAAGGGGGAGTAA
- a CDS encoding DNA photolyase family protein: MSSSISIFWHRRDLRTEDLRPLSEALQKEKNVLPLFIFDTNILNRLENKKDARVEFIHRKLKEIKTTYQEHGSDLLIKIGEPLKIWKEILNEYKVEAVYAGRDYEPYALERDKAVYEFLQTKNIRFYGFRDHVIFEKSDIVKDDGKPYTVFTPYSKKWKSKLQDSDLALQSCTPHFKKLYSTSPLYFPSLKELGFEEAGIPFPEEKCSDEIIKKYHETRDIPSLHGTSRLSLHLRFGTISVRQLTRAALKLNEKYLNELIWREFYQMILYHFPHTIEKSFKPAFDNIQWENNEAHFEAWCQGKTGYPLVDAGMRELNATGWMHNRTRMVVASFLTKHLLIDWRWGEAYFKEKLLDYECASNIGGWQWACGSGTDAAPYFRVFNPTTQQENFDPDKIYIKKWIPEYGTKKYPDPIIDHTFARDRILKRFKFALDEKKAV; encoded by the coding sequence ATGAGTTCATCCATCAGCATTTTCTGGCACCGGCGTGATTTAAGAACAGAGGATCTTCGTCCCCTCTCCGAAGCGCTGCAAAAAGAAAAAAACGTACTTCCCTTATTTATTTTCGACACGAATATTCTGAACCGACTGGAGAATAAAAAGGATGCCCGTGTAGAATTCATTCACCGGAAATTAAAGGAAATAAAAACGACCTATCAGGAACACGGCTCAGACCTATTGATAAAAATTGGAGAGCCCTTAAAAATCTGGAAAGAAATCCTGAATGAATACAAGGTGGAAGCAGTATATGCGGGGAGGGATTATGAACCCTATGCATTGGAACGCGACAAAGCAGTTTATGAATTTTTGCAAACAAAAAACATTCGCTTTTACGGCTTCAGAGACCATGTGATTTTTGAAAAGAGTGATATTGTTAAGGACGATGGAAAACCATATACTGTTTTTACTCCTTATTCGAAAAAATGGAAAAGTAAATTGCAGGACAGCGATCTTGCTTTGCAATCCTGCACCCCGCACTTTAAAAAACTATATTCCACTTCTCCCCTATACTTTCCATCCTTAAAGGAATTGGGATTTGAAGAAGCAGGCATTCCTTTTCCTGAGGAAAAATGCAGTGATGAGATCATCAAAAAATATCATGAAACCAGAGATATTCCTTCGCTGCATGGCACTTCACGATTAAGTCTGCATTTGCGGTTCGGTACCATTTCGGTTCGTCAACTTACCCGTGCCGCCTTAAAGTTGAACGAAAAATACCTGAACGAATTAATCTGGCGGGAGTTCTACCAAATGATTCTATATCATTTTCCCCATACGATAGAAAAATCATTTAAACCCGCGTTCGATAATATTCAATGGGAAAATAATGAAGCCCATTTTGAAGCCTGGTGTCAGGGAAAAACCGGATATCCGCTGGTGGATGCGGGTATGCGCGAATTGAATGCAACAGGTTGGATGCACAATCGTACCCGCATGGTGGTGGCATCGTTTCTCACCAAACATTTGCTGATTGACTGGCGTTGGGGCGAAGCCTATTTTAAAGAAAAATTACTGGATTATGAATGTGCCTCCAACATAGGCGGCTGGCAATGGGCATGCGGATCAGGAACCGATGCGGCACCCTATTTCAGAGTGTTTAATCCCACTACACAGCAAGAAAATTTTGATCCTGATAAAATCTATATTAAAAAGTGGATTCCGGAATATGGCACTAAAAAATATCCCGACCCCATAATTGATCACACCTTCGCGCGCGATCGTATTCTAAAACGCTTTAAGTTTGCGCTGGACGAAAAAAAAGCTGTATGA
- a CDS encoding bifunctional hydroxymethylpyrimidine kinase/phosphomethylpyrimidine kinase: MSLLIVGTVAFDAIETPFGKTDKIVGGAATYISLAASYFNKKNQLISVVGDDYDMGMLDKLKSKGIDIEGLQIKKGEKSFFWAGKYHYDLNSRDTLDTQLNVLATFDPVVPEAYKNAEFLMLGNLDPKVQMRVIEQLPQRPKLVVLDTMNFWMDIAMDALREVMKKVDVITINDEEARQLSGEYSLVKAARKILTMGPRYVVIKKGEHGALLFDKEHMFFAPALPLEEVMDPTGAGDTFAGGFIGFIAHTKDISFENMKRAIIIGSSLASFTVEKFGTERIADLKEEEIDARIQSFVELVDFNIEFVE, translated from the coding sequence ATGAGTCTTTTAATTGTAGGAACTGTTGCCTTTGACGCCATTGAAACGCCTTTCGGAAAAACAGATAAAATTGTTGGCGGAGCGGCTACTTATATTTCTCTTGCTGCTTCATATTTCAACAAAAAAAATCAATTGATAAGTGTTGTTGGCGACGACTACGATATGGGAATGCTGGATAAATTAAAATCAAAAGGCATCGACATTGAGGGACTGCAAATTAAAAAAGGCGAAAAATCTTTTTTCTGGGCCGGTAAATACCATTACGATTTAAACTCGCGTGATACTCTCGATACGCAATTAAATGTGCTCGCCACTTTTGATCCTGTAGTTCCGGAAGCTTATAAGAACGCAGAATTTCTGATGCTTGGAAATCTTGATCCGAAAGTCCAAATGCGCGTGATAGAGCAATTACCTCAGCGTCCGAAACTGGTGGTGCTCGACACCATGAATTTCTGGATGGACATTGCAATGGATGCACTGCGTGAGGTGATGAAAAAAGTAGATGTAATTACCATTAACGACGAAGAAGCGCGCCAACTTTCCGGTGAATATTCATTGGTAAAAGCTGCACGTAAAATTCTTACGATGGGTCCGCGCTATGTGGTAATTAAAAAAGGTGAACACGGAGCCTTGTTGTTCGATAAGGAACACATGTTCTTTGCTCCTGCTTTACCATTAGAAGAAGTTATGGATCCAACCGGAGCGGGTGATACATTTGCTGGTGGATTTATCGGATTTATTGCACACACGAAAGATATTTCATTCGAAAACATGAAACGTGCGATTATCATCGGATCATCGCTGGCTTCCTTTACCGTTGAGAAATTCGGAACGGAACGTATTGCCGATTTAAAAGAAGAAGAAATCGATGCCCGTATTCAAAGCTTTGTTGAATTGGTCGATTTCAATATTGAGTTTGTTGAGTGA
- a CDS encoding gliding motility-associated C-terminal domain-containing protein, which translates to MKQRLVAMILSGLFCSGSLFAQISSPVQSGTIESLPYRLRKQQWNEIVSERGLHSSAFRKADGTYVSYFSKELVNYYSPEGKLIPVNIELKQEKEGWSVSEQPLPAFVNTKGELSFRYNEKQIVFSSAVKINGQSLSSGSANVHGDTAIFHNVVNGVDKFILFRQGAVKYNYIFKNASAVPQGDLIIEEEYTADEPFVISAAEELSEQRAKGVAGHLQMINSAGKEILHLNTVFCYDAANNWTVGEYRFVQRGNRVQLQLIVNDQWMHDPARQFPITIDPLVVGPTTTYPNFYMPSCFAPNYNVDSILITVPAAITVNNLSVTSSYYADPFTTTVMGDGSMYFSTSCNQSTIFTVQPPTGNTPGTAYLEDFNMKSPLMCCYPQTCNQYTFYLRMHLSRSSNGSSCNTTYLYYTPSTLWPFSAYIEGNTVESYTSQVYLNPATLCANTCQTTATIYARYGVPPFTFSHPWSGTTSTAGVPVGCSPVNEIEHLTLDLPNCPNYCDPATSLAVPSPTVTDACGNSVSGWPSLSLTIKPVAQVTATPDSLAICNGADVNLALNACLPGATINWFGNGISGTGNITDSLLSNTDTILHTSNYSAFVTMNGCTSDTILIPVTVEPNLNINFTSDPDPVFITQNTTFHPQIQTPGTLLGYYWNLGDGTTESLSDPQHIYTTPGEYLICLGTATSNACVDTLCRLINVLPLTIVPPNVISPNGDGINDALVFPYLEFYNGNTLVIMNRWGQTLYEKNNYQNDWTGDGHPDGVYYFVLHAGDQDYSGYFHIMRNK; encoded by the coding sequence ATGAAACAGCGCCTTGTTGCTATGATTCTATCGGGCTTATTCTGCTCGGGATCTTTATTTGCTCAAATCTCCTCTCCTGTTCAATCAGGAACCATCGAATCCTTGCCCTATCGCTTGCGAAAACAGCAATGGAATGAAATCGTTTCGGAACGTGGATTACATTCTTCTGCTTTTCGCAAAGCGGATGGTACTTACGTAAGTTATTTTTCGAAAGAGCTGGTGAATTATTATTCACCGGAGGGAAAATTAATCCCCGTTAATATCGAATTAAAACAGGAAAAGGAAGGATGGTCTGTCAGCGAACAACCGCTGCCTGCATTTGTCAATACCAAAGGAGAATTGTCGTTTCGCTATAATGAAAAACAAATTGTTTTTTCTTCGGCTGTAAAAATTAACGGACAATCCCTCTCTTCCGGTTCTGCCAATGTTCATGGCGATACAGCCATTTTTCACAATGTGGTGAATGGTGTGGACAAGTTTATTTTGTTTCGTCAGGGCGCAGTTAAATACAATTACATTTTTAAAAATGCATCCGCCGTTCCTCAGGGAGATTTAATTATTGAAGAAGAATATACAGCGGATGAACCCTTTGTTATTTCTGCAGCGGAAGAATTAAGTGAACAGCGCGCAAAAGGAGTGGCGGGTCATTTACAAATGATCAATTCTGCCGGTAAAGAAATTTTGCACCTCAATACCGTGTTTTGTTATGATGCAGCGAATAACTGGACCGTTGGGGAATATCGTTTTGTGCAACGCGGCAATCGGGTTCAGCTTCAATTGATCGTCAACGATCAGTGGATGCACGATCCTGCGCGTCAGTTTCCCATTACCATCGATCCGCTGGTGGTGGGACCAACCACTACCTATCCGAATTTTTACATGCCCTCTTGTTTCGCGCCCAATTATAATGTGGATAGTATTTTAATAACGGTTCCTGCAGCAATTACGGTTAACAACCTCAGTGTTACTTCCAGTTATTATGCCGATCCTTTTACCACTACCGTGATGGGAGATGGTTCCATGTATTTTAGCACCAGTTGTAATCAGTCCACCATTTTCACCGTTCAACCCCCAACGGGAAATACACCGGGTACGGCTTACCTCGAAGATTTTAATATGAAAAGTCCTTTGATGTGTTGTTATCCGCAAACCTGTAATCAATACACATTCTATCTGCGAATGCATTTGTCGCGCAGTTCCAACGGTAGCAGTTGCAATACAACCTATCTCTACTATACACCATCCACCCTTTGGCCTTTTTCTGCTTATATCGAAGGCAACACAGTAGAAAGTTATACATCACAGGTGTACCTCAATCCTGCTACACTTTGTGCCAATACTTGTCAAACCACCGCTACCATTTATGCGCGTTATGGTGTTCCGCCGTTTACGTTTTCGCATCCTTGGAGTGGAACAACTTCAACTGCGGGTGTGCCGGTAGGTTGTAGTCCCGTAAATGAAATTGAACATCTCACCCTCGATCTTCCGAATTGTCCCAACTATTGCGATCCGGCAACTTCCTTGGCGGTTCCATCACCAACGGTGACTGATGCCTGCGGAAATTCAGTGAGTGGCTGGCCGTCTTTATCACTTACCATTAAACCGGTTGCGCAAGTCACCGCTACACCGGATAGTCTCGCCATTTGCAACGGCGCAGATGTGAACCTCGCATTAAACGCCTGCTTGCCCGGTGCAACAATCAATTGGTTTGGAAATGGAATTTCAGGTACCGGAAATATTACAGACAGTTTGCTGAGCAATACCGATACTATACTTCATACCAGTAATTATTCGGCATTTGTAACCATGAACGGTTGTACCAGCGATACCATTCTTATTCCGGTTACCGTTGAACCAAATTTGAACATCAATTTTACCAGTGATCCCGATCCTGTTTTCATTACGCAGAACACCACTTTTCATCCCCAGATTCAAACACCGGGAACATTGCTTGGTTATTACTGGAATCTTGGCGACGGAACCACAGAAAGCCTTTCTGATCCGCAACACATCTACACCACTCCGGGCGAATATCTCATTTGCTTAGGAACGGCAACCAGCAATGCTTGTGTAGATACACTTTGCCGCTTAATCAATGTACTGCCTTTAACCATTGTACCACCTAATGTTATTTCACCCAATGGTGATGGAATAAATGATGCACTGGTATTTCCGTATCTTGAATTCTATAATGGAAATACATTGGTTATTATGAACCGGTGGGGACAAACACTCTACGAAAAAAATAATTATCAAAATGACTGGACAGGTGATGGTCACCCCGACGGAGTTTATTATTTTGTGCTCCATGCCGGCGATCAGGATTATTCCGGATACTTTCATATTATGAGAAACAAATGA
- a CDS encoding response regulator → MKVLIVEDELLIAKVYSIHFSKSGVQVIATVTHPDDAIEIMKNETPDAIILDVQLKGGADGIGFARLLRKSWNGPIVFTTGNSYIKTNQDISDIPNCFVMTKPVESELLLRKIREMMK, encoded by the coding sequence ATGAAAGTCCTTATTGTAGAAGATGAGCTCCTGATCGCAAAAGTGTATTCCATTCATTTTTCCAAATCAGGCGTGCAGGTTATTGCCACCGTCACTCATCCGGATGATGCCATTGAAATCATGAAAAATGAAACACCTGATGCCATTATATTGGATGTTCAGCTTAAGGGTGGAGCAGACGGAATCGGTTTTGCGCGCTTATTGCGAAAATCATGGAATGGTCCCATTGTTTTTACAACAGGAAACAGTTACATCAAAACCAATCAGGATATTTCCGATATCCCGAATTGTTTTGTTATGACCAAACCCGTTGAATCGGAATTGCTTCTTCGGAAGATTCGCGAA